A region from the Lolium perenne isolate Kyuss_39 chromosome 4, Kyuss_2.0, whole genome shotgun sequence genome encodes:
- the LOC127347716 gene encoding uncharacterized protein — MADFCEENGIQLDLASVAHPESNGQAERANQSILHEIKPLLEVPLERATGCWAEVLPSVLWGVRTTPSRSTGYTPFFLVYGAEAVMPIDIDHDSPHVVNYAEEENELACQDGVDLLDEERDLALSRTTIYQQG; from the coding sequence ATGGCGGACTTCTGCGAAGAAAATGGGATCCAACTCGACCTCGCCTCAGTCGCGCACCCCGAGTCCAATGGCCAAGCAGAGAgagcaaaccagagcatcctccaCGAAATCAAGCCACTACTGGAGGTGCCCTTGGAACGCGCGACCGGATGCTGGGCGGAAGTACTACCCTCCGTACTATGGGGCGTACGCACAACTCCAAGCAGGTCGACGGGCTACAcaccttttttcctggtatacggcgcAGAAGCAGTCATGCCCATCGACATCGATCACGACTCGCCACACGTCGTgaactacgccgaagaagaaaATGAGCTCGCCTGCCAAGACGGAGTCGACCTCCTCGACGAGGAACgggacctcgcactctccagaaCGACCATATATCAGCAaggctga
- the LOC127347717 gene encoding uncharacterized protein, which yields MHQQRGRILASGLPRRWVQQGCTASTTPISEHVVEWIDKRKNEDADALSRLGSKRQPPPPGIFLDILTHPSVRVSREVDIAEPPALDSVLVTVISNAGDWTEPYINYFEWQVLPMDETEARMIVRRCKSFTIINQELYKRIISRVFQRCVTAEEGRKILRDIHAGDCGHHAGACSIVAKAFRHGFY from the coding sequence ATGCACCAACAACGTGGCCGAATACTGGCATCTGGATTGCCAAGGAGATGGGTGCAACAAGGCTGCACTGCTTCGACGACTCCGATCTCCGAACACGTCGTCGAATGGATCGACAAGCGCAAGAATGAGGATGCTGACGCGCTCTCCAGGCTTGGATCCAAGCGACAACCACCCCCACCGGGCATCTTCCTCGACATCCTCACCCACCCGTCGGTGCGAGTATCCCGTGAGGTTGACATTGCTGAGCCACCCGCACTCGACTCCGTGCTAGTCACAGTCATCTCGAACGCTGGGGACTGGACGGAACCGTACATCAACTACTTCGAGTGGCAAGTCCTGCCCATGGACGAAACGGAGGCACGTATGATCGTGCGCCgatgcaagtccttcaccatcatcaaccaAGAGCTTTATAAGCGCATCATATCTAGAGTGTTTCAGCGGTGCGTCACCGCCGAAGAGGGACGCAAAATCCTGCGCGACatacacgcaggggactgcggccatCACGCGGGCGCATGCtcgatagtggccaaagcctttagACACGGCTTCTACTAG